The genomic DNA CATAtagtaaatatatacacacacacacacacacactgtatagatTGAATAGATTGAATATAAATTAATGTGCATTGAGGAGGGGACAGATTTTGATGAGGATGTCCACCTTCCCAGTGTCTTGAGACACACAGCCCCTCCTCATCCATGCCCTGCACACAATGGGGCAGAGGGTCGCTCAATCCGATTCCAGGGGTTTTCTaccttcctcctcctcagccttatTGACTCCATACACTCCAGCAATGTATTCTGTGCCAGCAGCTGCTATATATAGCAGGATATTTAGATGCCATTCCTTGGAAAGTAGTGACTATATTAATaacatgtatttatatatttatgaATACTAATTAATATTAGAGCTAAGTATATGGAAACAGTGAGATTGTTGTAGTTTTCAGAATAATGGATGCTACTATAAAGTGAGACGTAACTATACATTTGATATGATATAAGCGCATTGTTTTCTATAGTGATATGTGCTATCCTACCACTACTATGTAATACTAACATTATTATTAGTGGTAGTAGCATTGTTGTTGGTAGTACCGgcagtagtattattattagtgGTAGTAGTATAATTAGTAGTAGCATTGTTGTTGGTAGTACCGgcagtagtattattattagtgGTAGTAGTATAATTAGTAGTAGCATTGCTGTTGGTAGTACCGgcagtagtattattattagtgGTAGTAGTATAATTAGTAGTAGCATTGCTGTTGGTAGTACCGgcagtagtattattattagtgGTAGTAGTATAATTAGTAGTAGCATTGCTGTTGGTAGTACCGgcagtagtattattattagtgGTAGTAGTATAATTAGTAGTAGCATTGCTGTTGGTAGTACCGgcagtagtattattattagtgGTAGTAGTATAATTAGTAGTAGCATTGTTGTTGGTAGTACCGgcagtagtattattattagtgGTAGTAGTATAATTAGTAGTAGCATTGTTGTTGGTAGTACCGgcagtagtattattattagtgGTAGTAGTATAATTAGTAGTAGCATTGTTGTTGGTAGTACcggtagtagtattattattagtgGTAGTAGTATAATTAGTAGTAGCATTGTTGTTGGTAGTACcggtagtagtattattattagtgGTAGTAGTATAATTAGTAGTAGCATTGCTGTTGGTAGTACCGgcagtagtattattattagtgGTAGTAGTATAATTAGTAGTAGCATTGCTGTTGGTAGTACCGgcagtagtattattattagtgGTAGTAGTATAATTAGTAGTAGCATTGTTGTTGGTAGTACCGgcagtagtattattattagtgGTAGTAGTATAATTAGTAGTAGCATTGTTGTTGGTAGTACCGgcagtagtattattattagtgGTAGTAGTATAATTAGTAGTAGCATTGTTGTTGGTAGTACCGgcagtagtattattattagtgGTAGTAGTATAATTAGTAGTAGCATTGTTGTTGGTAGTACcggtagtagtattattattagtgGTAGTAGTATAATTAGTAGTAGCATTGTTGTTGGTAGTACCGgcagtagtattattattagtgGTAGTAGTATAATTAGTAGTAGCATTGTTGTTGGTAGTACCGgcagtagtattattattagtgGTAGTAGTATAATTAGTAGTAGCATTGTTGTTGGTAGTACCGgcagtagtattattattagtgGTAGTAGTATAATTAGTAGTAGCATTGTTGTTGGTAGTACCGgcagtagtattattattagtgGTAGTAGTATAATTAGTAGTAGCATTGTTGTTGGTAGTACcggtagtagtattattattagtgGTAGTAGTATAATTAGTAGTAGCATTGTTGTTGGTAGTACCGgcagtagtattattattagtgGTAGTAGTATAATTAGTAGCAGCATTGTTGTTGGTAGTACCGgcagtagtattattattagtgGTAGTAGTATAATTAGTAGCAGCATTGTTGTTGGTAGTACCGgcagtagtattattattagtgGTAGTAGTATAATTAGTAGTAGCATTGTTGTTGGTAGTACcggtagtagtattattattagtgGTAGTAGTATAATTAGTAGTAGCATTGCTGTTGGTAGTACcggtagtagtattattattagtgGTAGTAGTATAATTAGTAGCAGCAGTGCTGTTGGTAGTACCGGTAGTATTAGTAGTAGTATTGTTATTATTTAGTAATAGCATCATTCTAATAATATGACCTCTATGATGTTCTTCCTTTTGTTATTGGTGATTGTTGGCTCTGGAGTGTCGGCTAATAATGGCTGTCAGCCCCTGTCCATAGCTCATACTTACCGCATCTCAGAGGGCATCTCCTAATCATCCAGGTGCACTCAGCAGAGCTCGCCATCAGCCTGCTGCCAGTCACACACCGCTCCAATAGCAGGGGCACTCCCAGCCTGCCCACATAGGAGGGCCTCCACAGTGTCACTGCAGCCCTGCCCAGCCCACGTTTCTATTAGAGGGAAATACAGAACTTACACTGGTGCACCAAGAAAAGGAAGGATCTTCTTCTGCACCTTGAATTTTCCCTTCCTGCTCCTGAGCAGAGGTGTGCAGCCTGGACCCCCCTGCCCTGCTGCTGACAGCCCCTGCACCTCTGTCATGGGTAAGTGTCTGGATCCTGGTGCCCAGAGCTGTCAGTCTTCCTTCCCTGCACTCGCTGTCTGCAGATCTGTCAGTCTTCCTCGGCACTCACTGTCTGCAGATCTGCCAGTCTTCCTCGGCACTCACTGTCTGCACACAGCTGTCAGTCTTCTTCTGCCCAGATCTGCCAGTCTTCCTCTGCACTCACTGTCTGCAGATCTGTCAGTCTTCCTCGGCACTCACTGTCTGCAGATCTGTCAGTCTTCCTCGGCACTCACTGTCTGCACACAGCTGTCAGTCTTCTTCTGCCCAGATCTGCCAGTCTTCCTCTGCACTCACTGTCTGCAGATCTGTCAGTCTTCCTCTGCACTCACTGTCTGCACACAGCTGTCAGTCTTCTTCtgcccagaactgtctgtctctctcttctgcactcactgtctgcagagctgtcatTCTTCCTCTGCACTCACCACTCACTGTCTGCACAGATCTGTCAGTCTTCCTCTGCActcactgtctgcagagctgtcagtcttcctcccctgcactcactgtctgcagagctgtcagtcttcctcccctgcactcactgtctgcagagctgtcagtCTTCCTCCTCTGCActcactgtctgcagagctgtcagtCTTCCTCCTCTGCActcactgtctgcagagctgtcagtcttcctcccctgcactcactgtctgcagagctgtcagtcttcctcccctgcactcactgtctgcagTGTTGACCTGTTCAGGATCATTAGCAGTCCGTGCTGCTCATGGGTGAATAGTGTGTTGTGTGGAGCAGTTTGCTGCCAGAGAGGTGAGTCCAGGCTCTGCTGATCCTCCTAACACTGGCTCTCCTGCCTGTGTCCACAGAACCTGCCTTTGGAGAAGTGAACCAGCTCGGAggggtgtttgtgaatggcagaccCCTGCCCAATGCCATCCGGCTGCGGATTGTGGAGCTGGCGCAGCTGGGGATCCGGCCGTGTGACATCAGCCGGCAGCTCAGGGTTTCCCATGGATGTGTCAGCAAGATTCTGGCTCGGTACAATGAGACTGGATCCATCCTGCCCGGAGCCATTGGGGGCAGCAAACCACGAGTGACCACCCCGACCGTGGTGAAGCACATCAGGACCTACAAGCAGAGGGATCCGGGGATCTTCGCCTGGGAGATCCGGGACCGGCTGCTGGCGGACGGGGTGTGTGACAAGTACAATGTGCCCTCTGTCAGCTCCATCAGCCGGATCCTCCGGAACAAGATCGGGAATTTGTCCCAGCAAAGTCACTATGAGTCCCATAAACAGCACCACCACCCCACGTCCGCCCTGCAGTACAACCACATCTACTCCTACTCCAACCCCATGGCGGCCGGAGCCAAGGTGCCCACTCCGCCTGGCATGCACTCCATACCCAGCAGCATGGCCATGCCCAGGACCTGGCCCTCCTCACACTCCGTCACCGACATACTCGGGATTAGGTCCATCACAGATCAAGGTAAGGATCCCAGCTATACCAATATGAGCATGGATTATTACTGAATATCAATATGATCGGGGATTATTATGGAATATCAATATGATCACGGATTACATCTGAATATCAATGTGACCAGGGTATATTACTGAATATCAATATGATCAGGGATCAATTCTTATTGAATATCCATAAAATCAGGGATTAATACAGAATATCCATATGATCAGGGATTATCACTGAATACCAATATGATGAGGGATCATTACTGAATAGTATGATCAGGGATTATTATGGA from Anomaloglossus baeobatrachus isolate aAnoBae1 chromosome 12, aAnoBae1.hap1, whole genome shotgun sequence includes the following:
- the PAX9 gene encoding paired box protein Pax-9; translated protein: MVQALLILLTLALLPVSTEPAFGEVNQLGGVFVNGRPLPNAIRLRIVELAQLGIRPCDISRQLRVSHGCVSKILARYNETGSILPGAIGGSKPRVTTPTVVKHIRTYKQRDPGIFAWEIRDRLLADGVCDKYNVPSVSSISRILRNKIGNLSQQSHYESHKQHHHPTSALQYNHIYSYSNPMAAGAKVPTPPGMHSIPSSMAMPRTWPSSHSVTDILGIRSITDQVSDTSPYHSPKIEEWSSLGRNGFQSTQHMINGLEKGSLEQEVKYSQTASGLPTVGSFVAASGMTPYPSPAPVSPYMAYGTAAPTGYVTGHGWQHTGGTPLSPHNCDIAASLAFKGMHTAREAEETKASIHSRKSPQSYHTSQRHGTVAHMTSA